From Cellulophaga lytica DSM 7489, a single genomic window includes:
- a CDS encoding regulatory protein RecX translates to MSLQPSYTIKEATHKLEQYCAYQERCHKEVTKKLKDMGMIADARDLIITHLIKENYLNEERFAQSFARGKFNIKKWGKNRIVNELKFRDISIYNIKTALKEIDEDQYIQTLNELASKRANEVKETNIYKKRKKIADYLLYRGWESHLVYEKVQELTPKK, encoded by the coding sequence ATGAGTTTACAACCCTCTTACACCATTAAAGAAGCCACCCATAAGCTAGAGCAATATTGTGCTTACCAAGAACGCTGCCATAAGGAAGTTACCAAAAAACTAAAAGATATGGGAATGATTGCAGATGCTAGAGATCTAATAATTACTCATTTGATTAAAGAAAACTATTTAAATGAAGAACGTTTTGCTCAAAGTTTTGCTCGCGGAAAATTTAATATAAAAAAATGGGGTAAAAATAGAATTGTAAACGAACTTAAGTTTAGAGACATATCTATTTACAACATTAAAACAGCCCTAAAAGAAATAGATGAAGACCAATACATACAAACATTAAATGAGCTTGCCAGCAAAAGAGCTAATGAAGTTAAAGAAACTAACATATATAAAAAACGTAAAAAAATAGCAGATTACTTACTCTATAGAGGTTGGGAAAGTCATTTAGTGTATGAAAAAGTGCAAGAACTTACACCAAAAAAATAA
- the bioB gene encoding biotin synthase BioB translates to MSEVRHNWSKQEILDIYNKPLMDLLYEAATIHRQEHDPNTVQVSTLLSIKTGGCPEDCGYCPQAARYHTDVEGNDLMSVQQVKAQALRAKSSGSSRVCMGAAWRNVKDGPEFDQVLEMVRTINKLDMEVCCTLGMITENQAQRLAEAGLYAYNHNLDTSEDYYKDVISTRAFEDRLDTIENVRKTNVTVCSGGIIGMGEALEDRAGMLVALSTLSPQPESVPINALVAVEGTPMEDIEPVSIWDMVRMVATTRIVMPNTQVRLSAGRTQMSREGQAMCFFAGANSIFAGDKLLTTPNPDVNEDMEMFKMLGLNPQKPFTKVSQPKTVEAQDSEYQNLGEKPKWTRPGHKIERNEAAKEKAKLSK, encoded by the coding sequence ATGAGCGAAGTAAGACACAACTGGAGCAAGCAAGAAATTTTAGATATATATAATAAACCGTTAATGGATTTGCTTTACGAAGCAGCTACAATTCATAGACAAGAACATGATCCTAACACTGTACAAGTATCTACTTTGTTATCTATAAAAACAGGTGGTTGTCCTGAAGATTGTGGATATTGCCCACAAGCGGCTAGGTATCATACAGATGTTGAAGGCAATGATTTAATGTCGGTACAACAAGTAAAAGCACAAGCTTTACGTGCAAAATCTTCTGGAAGTTCTAGAGTTTGTATGGGGGCAGCTTGGCGTAATGTTAAAGACGGACCAGAATTTGACCAAGTACTAGAAATGGTGCGTACTATAAACAAACTAGATATGGAGGTTTGTTGTACACTTGGTATGATTACAGAAAACCAAGCACAAAGACTAGCAGAAGCTGGTTTGTATGCATATAACCATAACTTAGATACCTCAGAAGATTACTATAAAGATGTAATTTCTACTCGTGCTTTTGAAGATAGATTAGATACTATTGAAAATGTACGTAAAACTAACGTTACTGTGTGTAGTGGAGGTATTATAGGTATGGGCGAGGCTTTAGAAGACAGAGCAGGTATGCTAGTTGCACTATCTACTTTAAGTCCACAACCAGAATCAGTGCCAATTAATGCGTTAGTAGCAGTGGAAGGTACGCCAATGGAGGATATAGAGCCAGTATCAATTTGGGATATGGTACGTATGGTAGCAACTACGCGTATTGTTATGCCAAATACTCAAGTAAGGTTATCTGCAGGTCGTACACAAATGAGTAGAGAAGGACAAGCAATGTGTTTCTTTGCTGGAGCAAATTCAATTTTTGCTGGAGATAAATTATTAACTACTCCTAATCCAGATGTAAATGAGGATATGGAAATGTTTAAAATGTTAGGCTTAAATCCACAAAAACCATTTACTAAAGTTTCTCAACCAAAAACAGTAGAGGCTCAGGATTCTGAGTATCAAAATTTAGGTGAAAAGCCAAAATGGACTAGACCAGGTCACAAGATAGAACGTAATGAAGCTGCTAAAGAAAAAGCAAAGCTTTCTAAGTAA
- a CDS encoding Rne/Rng family ribonuclease has protein sequence MNKELIVRSGSNAVDFALTKDGKLIELHKEEDNNNFSVGDIFLAKIRKPVTGLNAAFVDVGYEKDAFLHYHDLGPQLSSMLKFVKGASTGKLKDFSLKDFPFEKDIDKDGSINDVIKSNQSLLVQIVKEPISTKGPRISSELSLAGRYVVMVPFSDRVSVSQKIESKEEKERLKRLVRSIKPKGFGVIIRTVAEGKKVAELDKDLENLLTKWTVMCKKLYKAPHPSKVLVELNRASSILRDVFNDTFTGIHVDDTTLYNEIKDYVQEIAPKKESIVKLYESSVPIFEKFGIERQIKTSFGRTASMSKGAYLIIEHTEALHVIDVNSGNRSNKAKNQEDTALEVNMISATEIARQLRLRDMGGIIVVDFIDMGKPDHRKKLFDHLRDEMKDDRAKHKILPPSKFGLIQITRQRVRPERNIKTMEKNPSGLNGAEVEAPIVLIDKIKSDLEKLLNGPAKDNDVILHIHPFIAAYLTKGLQSIRFKWFMEYKKWVKVQPRDAYTYLEYRFKNKKGKTIY, from the coding sequence GTGAATAAAGAATTAATCGTAAGATCTGGTTCTAACGCTGTCGATTTTGCCTTAACTAAGGACGGAAAACTAATAGAACTTCACAAAGAAGAAGACAATAATAATTTTTCTGTTGGCGATATATTTCTTGCCAAAATTAGAAAACCTGTTACTGGTCTTAACGCTGCATTTGTAGATGTTGGTTATGAAAAAGATGCATTTTTGCACTATCATGACTTGGGTCCGCAGTTATCTTCTATGCTGAAATTCGTAAAAGGAGCAAGCACAGGAAAATTAAAAGATTTTTCTTTAAAAGATTTTCCTTTTGAAAAAGATATTGATAAAGATGGTAGCATTAATGATGTTATAAAATCTAATCAATCCTTATTAGTACAAATTGTAAAAGAACCTATCTCTACCAAAGGACCAAGAATTAGCTCTGAGCTTTCATTAGCAGGGCGTTATGTGGTTATGGTGCCATTTTCTGATAGAGTTTCTGTTTCTCAAAAAATAGAAAGTAAAGAAGAAAAAGAGAGGTTAAAAAGACTTGTAAGAAGCATTAAACCAAAAGGGTTTGGCGTTATTATAAGAACCGTTGCCGAAGGCAAAAAAGTTGCAGAGCTAGACAAGGATCTAGAAAACTTACTGACCAAATGGACAGTAATGTGTAAAAAATTGTATAAAGCACCTCACCCATCTAAAGTACTAGTGGAGCTAAACAGAGCCTCATCTATACTTAGAGACGTATTTAACGACACCTTTACAGGAATACATGTTGACGATACAACGCTTTACAATGAAATAAAAGATTATGTGCAAGAAATTGCGCCAAAGAAAGAATCTATTGTAAAATTATATGAGTCTTCTGTACCTATTTTTGAAAAATTTGGGATAGAAAGACAAATTAAAACTTCATTTGGTAGAACAGCCTCTATGAGTAAAGGCGCCTATTTAATAATAGAACATACTGAAGCCCTACACGTTATAGATGTTAACAGTGGCAACAGATCTAATAAGGCAAAAAACCAAGAAGACACAGCATTAGAGGTAAATATGATTTCTGCTACAGAAATAGCCAGACAATTACGCTTACGTGATATGGGAGGTATTATTGTTGTAGATTTTATAGATATGGGTAAGCCAGATCACAGAAAAAAACTTTTTGATCATCTACGTGATGAAATGAAAGATGACAGAGCTAAACATAAAATTTTACCGCCAAGTAAATTTGGACTTATTCAAATAACAAGACAAAGAGTAAGACCAGAAAGAAACATTAAAACAATGGAGAAAAATCCTAGCGGCTTAAATGGCGCAGAGGTAGAAGCTCCTATAGTTTTAATAGACAAGATTAAATCCGATTTAGAAAAACTACTAAACGGCCCTGCAAAAGACAACGATGTTATTCTACACATACACCCGTTTATTGCAGCATATCTTACAAAAGGATTACAATCCATTCGTTTCAAGTGGTTTATGGAATACAAAAAATGGGTTAAAGTGCAACCTAGAGACGCATACACGTATCTAGAATATCGCTTTAAAAACAAAAAAGGTAAAACCATATATTAG
- a CDS encoding flotillin family protein, giving the protein MILVPLQLGGNASLIGIAVAILFFFIIIISFIRRYKRCPSDRILVVYGKVGGGNSAKCIHGGAAFIWPVVQDYEFLDLTPISIEVNLVNALSKQNIRVNVPSRFTIGISTEPGVMQNAAERLLGLGQSQIQDLAQEIIFGQLRLVVASMDIEEINNDRDKFLTNISQSVETELKKVGLKLINVNITDIVDESGYIEALGKEAAAHAINAARKSVAEKTRDGSIGEANALQDERTQVAAANAQAVEGENIAKINVANSDSLRRQREAEAERTAIASEKVQSAKALEESYAAEKDAELARAERVRSSQMADIVVPAEIDKKKVEIDAEADAERTRRLAKGEADAILFKAQAEAQGILEVLTKQAQGLDEIVKAAGDNPKDAVLLLVADKLPELVKTQAEAIKNIKIDKVTVWDSGAKTADGKGSTANFISGMYKSVPPLQEMFNMAGMQLPEYLKGKDVETVDVKEESSDKDDSK; this is encoded by the coding sequence ATGATTTTAGTACCCCTACAGTTGGGCGGTAATGCCAGTTTAATTGGTATTGCAGTAGCCATTTTATTCTTTTTTATAATTATAATCTCGTTTATACGTAGATACAAACGATGTCCTTCAGACAGGATTTTAGTTGTATACGGTAAAGTCGGCGGCGGAAATTCAGCCAAATGTATACACGGTGGAGCGGCTTTTATTTGGCCAGTTGTACAAGATTATGAATTTTTAGATTTAACACCTATTTCTATAGAGGTTAATCTAGTAAATGCATTAAGTAAGCAAAATATACGTGTAAATGTACCATCTAGATTTACAATTGGTATATCTACAGAGCCTGGAGTTATGCAAAATGCAGCCGAGCGTTTATTAGGGTTAGGTCAAAGTCAAATTCAAGATTTAGCTCAGGAAATTATTTTTGGTCAATTACGTTTAGTAGTTGCTTCTATGGATATAGAAGAAATTAATAATGATAGAGATAAGTTTTTAACTAACATATCTCAGAGTGTAGAAACAGAGTTAAAGAAAGTAGGTCTAAAGCTTATTAACGTAAATATTACAGATATTGTTGATGAGTCTGGATATATTGAAGCTTTAGGTAAAGAGGCAGCTGCACACGCAATTAACGCAGCACGTAAATCTGTTGCAGAAAAAACAAGAGATGGTTCTATTGGCGAGGCTAATGCTTTACAAGATGAGCGTACGCAGGTGGCAGCAGCAAATGCACAAGCTGTAGAAGGTGAAAACATTGCAAAAATTAATGTTGCAAATTCAGATTCTTTACGTCGTCAAAGAGAAGCGGAAGCAGAACGTACTGCAATTGCATCAGAAAAAGTACAATCTGCAAAAGCATTAGAGGAATCTTACGCAGCAGAAAAAGATGCTGAACTTGCAAGAGCAGAACGTGTACGTAGCTCGCAAATGGCAGATATAGTTGTACCTGCAGAAATAGATAAGAAAAAAGTAGAGATAGATGCAGAAGCAGATGCAGAGCGTACAAGACGTTTAGCAAAAGGTGAAGCAGATGCAATCTTATTTAAAGCACAAGCAGAAGCACAAGGTATTTTAGAGGTTTTAACTAAGCAAGCACAAGGTTTAGATGAAATTGTAAAAGCAGCTGGCGATAACCCTAAAGATGCTGTACTTTTATTAGTGGCAGATAAATTACCAGAATTGGTTAAAACACAGGCCGAAGCTATTAAAAATATTAAAATTGATAAGGTTACCGTTTGGGATTCTGGAGCAAAAACAGCAGATGGTAAAGGTTCTACTGCTAACTTTATTTCTGGTATGTACAAATCTGTACCACCACTACAAGAAATGTTTAATATGGCTGGTATGCAGTTACCAGAATATTTAAAAGGTAAGGATGTAGAGACTGTTGATGTTAAGGAAGAATCTTCTGATAAGGACGACAGTAAATAG
- a CDS encoding single-stranded DNA-binding protein produces MSGTLNKVMLIGHLGDAVKMHYFEGGNCIGRFPIATNETYTNKQTGERVTNTDWHNVVVRNKAAEICEKYLSKGDKIYVEGRLKNRQWQAEDGTTRYATEVHVQDFTFLSTKQESMNNAQNNPAQPAQQQQKQQAAQQQQNVAAQQNNAAPSEPEEDDDLPF; encoded by the coding sequence ATGAGTGGTACGTTAAACAAAGTAATGCTAATTGGGCATTTAGGAGATGCAGTAAAAATGCACTATTTTGAAGGAGGAAATTGTATAGGAAGATTTCCTATAGCAACAAATGAAACCTACACAAATAAACAAACAGGTGAGCGTGTTACAAATACAGATTGGCACAATGTTGTAGTGCGTAATAAAGCTGCAGAAATTTGCGAAAAATATTTAAGCAAAGGAGATAAAATATATGTAGAGGGTAGACTTAAAAATAGACAGTGGCAGGCAGAAGATGGTACTACACGTTATGCAACAGAAGTACACGTGCAAGATTTTACATTTTTGTCTACAAAACAAGAAAGTATGAATAATGCGCAGAATAACCCAGCGCAGCCCGCACAACAGCAACAAAAACAGCAAGCAGCACAACAACAACAAAATGTGGCTGCACAACAAAATAACGCAGCTCCTAGTGAGCCAGAAGAAGATGATGATTTACCTTTTTAA
- a CDS encoding gliding motility-associated protein GldE, translating to MDPDPLILLLNAIVFDGALITKLLVLIVLLLLSALISGAEVAFFGLSATDINTIGEAKTTKGESVIKLLHKPKKLLATILIANNAINIGIVLLFSAIGDVIFSSITYKILDLISVRFLLEVVLATFLILMFGEIMPKVYANRNRVQFAHFMAFPLRFLDVIFTPLSSPMRSVTLYLHNKLGKQKSSLSVDHLSQALEMTSEDDTTKEEQKILEGIVSFGNTDTKQVMRPRIDIFALDAELKFLEVVEEIKQKGYSRIPVYEENVDNVKGVLYVKDLLPYIDRKAFNWVTLLREPYFVPENKKLDDLLKEFQEKKNHLAVVVDEYGGTSGIVTLEDIIEEIVGDISDEFDDEDLVFSKIDDLTFVFDGKTTLKEFYRVARITEDEDDFEEQKGESETIAGFVLEIAGSFPKRGEKVLFKNYQFVVESLDKKRLKQIKVMLPNDA from the coding sequence TTGGATCCTGACCCCCTTATTTTACTGTTAAATGCAATTGTTTTTGATGGCGCTTTAATAACCAAGTTGTTGGTGCTAATTGTACTATTGCTATTGTCTGCCTTAATTTCTGGAGCAGAGGTGGCGTTTTTTGGCTTGTCTGCAACAGATATTAATACTATAGGTGAAGCAAAAACCACAAAAGGAGAATCTGTAATTAAATTATTGCACAAGCCTAAAAAATTATTAGCAACTATACTCATAGCAAATAATGCTATAAATATTGGAATAGTGCTTTTATTTAGTGCTATTGGAGATGTTATTTTTTCAAGCATTACCTATAAAATTTTAGACCTAATATCTGTTAGGTTTTTACTAGAAGTGGTTTTGGCTACTTTTCTAATTTTAATGTTTGGGGAAATTATGCCAAAGGTTTATGCTAATAGAAATAGAGTGCAGTTTGCACATTTTATGGCATTTCCATTACGTTTTTTAGATGTTATTTTTACCCCTTTAAGTTCGCCAATGCGTTCTGTAACGTTGTATTTGCACAATAAATTAGGGAAACAAAAATCTAGTTTAAGTGTAGATCATTTGTCGCAGGCATTAGAAATGACTTCTGAAGATGATACAACCAAAGAAGAACAAAAAATATTAGAAGGTATAGTATCTTTTGGTAATACAGATACAAAACAAGTAATGAGGCCAAGGATAGATATTTTTGCTTTAGATGCAGAGCTTAAATTTTTAGAGGTTGTAGAGGAAATAAAGCAAAAAGGATATTCTAGGATTCCTGTTTATGAAGAAAACGTAGACAATGTAAAAGGCGTACTTTATGTAAAAGATTTATTGCCTTATATAGACCGTAAAGCATTTAATTGGGTTACTCTTTTAAGAGAACCTTATTTTGTTCCAGAAAATAAAAAGTTAGATGATTTGCTAAAGGAATTTCAAGAAAAGAAAAACCATTTGGCAGTTGTTGTAGATGAGTATGGTGGTACATCTGGTATTGTTACTTTAGAAGATATTATTGAAGAAATTGTAGGAGATATTAGTGATGAGTTTGATGATGAAGATTTGGTTTTTTCTAAAATAGATGATTTAACTTTTGTGTTTGATGGAAAAACTACATTAAAGGAGTTTTACCGTGTTGCACGTATCACTGAAGATGAAGATGATTTTGAAGAGCAAAAAGGAGAATCTGAAACAATAGCTGGCTTTGTGTTAGAAATAGCAGGAAGTTTTCCTAAAAGAGGAGAAAAAG
- a CDS encoding cupin-like domain-containing protein: MHLQDIPRVKNITKEDFLKHFLKPQKPVVIERFIEEWPAYSKWNLEYMKSVAGDKIVPLYDDRPVDYKDGFNEPHAKMKMADYIDLLKKEPTKFRIFLWNILKEVPQLQRDFTYPDFGLRLMKSLPMLFFGGKDSHTFMHYDIDLANIFHFHFEGDKQIILFNQSQNKYLYKVPHSLITNERIDFSNPDYSKWPALKQAKGYKTTLQHGEVLYMPEGYWHYMKYLTPGFSMSLRAIARNPKNLSKALYNVFIMRNYDNVMRRIKGQKWIDWKNKKSISNTNKQL; this comes from the coding sequence TTGCACTTACAAGATATTCCAAGGGTAAAAAATATTACCAAAGAAGACTTTTTAAAGCACTTTTTAAAGCCTCAAAAACCTGTTGTTATTGAGCGTTTTATAGAAGAGTGGCCTGCTTATTCTAAATGGAATTTGGAGTATATGAAGTCTGTGGCAGGCGATAAAATAGTGCCTTTGTATGATGACAGACCTGTAGATTATAAAGATGGTTTTAATGAGCCGCACGCTAAAATGAAAATGGCAGATTATATAGATTTGCTTAAAAAAGAGCCTACTAAATTTAGAATATTTTTATGGAATATTTTAAAAGAAGTACCACAGTTGCAAAGAGATTTTACATATCCAGATTTTGGGTTGCGACTAATGAAAAGTCTTCCTATGTTATTTTTTGGTGGTAAAGATTCACATACATTTATGCATTATGATATTGATTTGGCTAATATTTTTCATTTTCATTTTGAAGGGGATAAACAAATTATTCTTTTTAACCAATCTCAAAACAAATATCTATATAAAGTACCACATTCTTTAATTACAAATGAAAGGATAGATTTTTCTAACCCAGACTACAGCAAATGGCCTGCTTTAAAGCAAGCTAAAGGGTATAAAACAACTTTGCAGCACGGAGAAGTGTTGTATATGCCAGAAGGGTATTGGCATTATATGAAGTATCTTACTCCGGGTTTTTCTATGAGTTTACGTGCAATAGCGCGTAACCCTAAAAATTTAAGTAAAGCCTTATATAATGTATTTATTATGCGTAATTATGATAATGTAATGCGTAGAATAAAAGGACAAAAGTGGATAGATTGGAAAAACAAAAAATCTATATCTAATACCAATAAACAGTTGTAA
- a CDS encoding beta-ketoacyl synthase N-terminal-like domain-containing protein, which translates to MSIYITALASISPLGTSLNEVWESYKNDAHLLQEKNIGNQKSWVAALSDEAKQEIETLKNSDLKYKSLDDTVLFAMYASRKALEQAGWTSKDNFGVNFGSSRGATALFEKYHREFLEKDKASTLSSPTTTLGNISSWVAHDLQTQGPEISHSITCSTALHSLLNGVAWVKSGMANKFLVGGSEAPLTPFTIAQMKALKIYARGADTYPCKAFDLAKDQNTMALGEGAAVIGIENGNKENALAEIIGVGYATEVLKHNISISSDAVCFQRSMKMALEGIDPDDVDVIVMHAPGTIKGDLSEIEAIKKIFCNKIPALTTNKWKIGHSFGASGMLSIELAIAMLQKQEFIKVPFVDYTEIPKSIKKVLINAVGFGGNAVSILLQKTF; encoded by the coding sequence ATGAGTATTTACATTACGGCACTAGCATCTATTTCTCCTTTAGGAACTTCCTTAAATGAGGTTTGGGAGAGTTATAAAAACGATGCGCATTTACTGCAAGAAAAAAATATAGGAAATCAAAAAAGTTGGGTTGCAGCTTTAAGTGATGAAGCTAAACAAGAAATTGAAACTTTAAAAAATTCGGACTTAAAATATAAAAGTTTGGATGATACTGTTTTGTTTGCTATGTACGCGTCACGTAAAGCGTTGGAGCAAGCTGGCTGGACATCTAAAGATAATTTTGGTGTAAATTTTGGTTCGTCTCGTGGTGCAACAGCTCTGTTTGAAAAATATCATAGAGAGTTTTTAGAAAAAGATAAAGCATCAACTTTATCATCACCAACAACTACATTGGGTAATATCTCTTCTTGGGTAGCCCATGATTTACAAACGCAAGGCCCAGAAATATCGCACTCTATTACTTGTTCTACGGCATTACATTCTTTGTTAAATGGTGTTGCTTGGGTAAAAAGCGGAATGGCAAATAAATTTTTAGTAGGTGGTAGTGAGGCTCCTTTAACACCCTTTACCATTGCGCAAATGAAAGCTTTAAAAATTTACGCAAGAGGCGCAGATACGTATCCGTGTAAAGCTTTTGATCTGGCAAAAGATCAAAACACTATGGCTTTGGGAGAAGGTGCCGCGGTAATTGGTATAGAAAACGGAAATAAAGAAAATGCCCTGGCAGAAATTATAGGTGTTGGTTACGCTACAGAAGTTTTAAAACATAATATTTCTATTTCTTCTGACGCAGTATGTTTTCAACGTTCTATGAAAATGGCTTTGGAAGGAATAGACCCAGATGACGTAGATGTTATTGTAATGCATGCACCAGGTACAATTAAAGGAGATTTATCAGAAATTGAAGCAATAAAGAAAATTTTTTGTAACAAAATACCAGCATTAACTACAAATAAGTGGAAGATAGGTCATTCTTTTGGCGCTTCAGGGATGTTAAGTATAGAGCTAGCAATAGCAATGCTACAAAAACAAGAATTTATAAAAGTTCCTTTTGTAGATTATACAGAAATTCCAAAGAGTATAAAAAAGGTGTTAATAAACGCTGTTGGCTTTGGTGGTAATGCTGTAAGTATTTTATTGCAAAAAACTTTTTAA
- a CDS encoding HU family DNA-binding protein, protein MTKADIVSKISDKLGIEKGDVQATVETFMEEVKTSLENGDNVYLRGFGSFIIKTRAEKTGRNISKNTTIKIPAHNIPAFKPAKVFVEGVKSNVQVK, encoded by the coding sequence ATGACGAAAGCAGATATCGTATCGAAAATCTCAGATAAACTGGGTATTGAAAAAGGAGATGTACAGGCTACTGTTGAAACTTTTATGGAAGAGGTTAAAACTTCATTAGAAAATGGAGATAATGTTTACCTAAGAGGTTTTGGTAGTTTTATTATTAAAACAAGAGCAGAAAAAACTGGTAGGAATATTTCTAAAAATACTACCATTAAAATACCAGCTCATAACATCCCTGCATTTAAGCCTGCAAAGGTTTTTGTTGAAGGTGTTAAGAGTAACGTACAAGTAAAATAA
- the mutY gene encoding A/G-specific adenine glycosylase, translating to MTFSQKILDWYTLNKRSLPWRNTVNPYKIWLSEIMLQQTRVAQGTSYYLSFEKHFPTIFDLANASEEKVLKLWQGLGYYSRARNLHFTAKHIVNNLNGEFPNTYKELVKLKGVGDYTASAIASISFNEQQAVVDGNVYRVLARYYGVDLPINSTEGVKYFKKLATEVMHTSNIRDYNQGIMEFGALQCSPKKPNCNTCPLSSSCVALEKNLVSTLPIKLKKTKIKKRNFNYLVVVDAVGNTMLQQRKGKGIWQNLYEFPLLEDEVNETNIKELYAKVLPKVEVESFTLYNKDAIVHKLSHQHLYTHFWILHTNAILEDGIAFSELKKYPVPVLIADYIKTL from the coding sequence ATGACTTTTTCCCAAAAAATTCTTGATTGGTACACCCTAAATAAACGCTCTTTACCGTGGAGAAACACTGTAAACCCTTATAAAATATGGCTTTCAGAAATTATGCTCCAACAAACAAGAGTTGCTCAAGGTACGTCTTATTATTTAAGTTTTGAAAAACATTTTCCTACAATTTTTGATTTAGCAAACGCTTCGGAAGAAAAAGTTTTAAAATTATGGCAAGGTTTAGGGTATTATTCTAGGGCAAGAAACCTTCATTTTACCGCAAAACACATCGTAAATAATTTAAACGGAGAGTTTCCTAATACATATAAGGAGTTGGTAAAACTTAAAGGAGTAGGAGATTACACAGCAAGTGCTATTGCATCTATTTCTTTTAATGAGCAACAAGCTGTTGTAGATGGTAATGTGTATAGGGTTTTAGCAAGGTATTATGGTGTAGACTTACCTATTAATAGTACAGAGGGTGTTAAATACTTTAAAAAATTAGCTACAGAAGTAATGCATACTTCTAATATTAGAGATTATAACCAGGGTATAATGGAGTTTGGAGCATTGCAATGTTCGCCTAAAAAGCCAAATTGCAATACGTGTCCTTTAAGTAGCAGCTGTGTGGCGTTAGAAAAAAACTTGGTTAGTACATTGCCCATCAAGCTAAAAAAAACAAAGATTAAAAAACGTAATTTTAATTATTTGGTTGTTGTAGATGCTGTTGGTAACACAATGTTACAACAACGAAAAGGTAAAGGTATTTGGCAAAATTTATATGAGTTTCCTTTGTTGGAAGATGAGGTTAATGAAACCAATATAAAGGAGCTTTATGCTAAAGTATTACCAAAAGTAGAGGTTGAAAGTTTTACCTTATATAATAAGGATGCAATTGTGCATAAATTATCGCATCAACATTTATATACTCATTTTTGGATACTCCATACAAATGCTATTTTGGAAGACGGAATCGCTTTTTCTGAACTTAAAAAATATCCTGTACCTGTTTTAATAGCAGACTACATAAAAACATTGTAA